One Papaver somniferum cultivar HN1 chromosome 10, ASM357369v1, whole genome shotgun sequence genomic window carries:
- the LOC113315140 gene encoding F-box/kelch-repeat protein At3g06240-like isoform X2 — translation MASLPEDMIVIIVSKLPVKSISRFRCVCKRWCELFKNPKFIKTHLHHAIENNKFSVLLDTNFAAYLIGSDDENRGVYKTIDFDLTSSLSYPMAVRTDLPQDTFLPGYLRIYSCDGLIVLSTGSRKMICLWNPSTREYKDIPTPTSNLEGFSRYGVCYDWKIDDYKLFKLVANPEFSITSEVWVSRLGSNSWNNIGNLSYNVNRSNNMCVKPLNGIIHWIGDTEVIVSFDIVEERTKEIQVPSCYLHDCRYSYEDMEVVVLGEELCLSVHPSGESNIELWIMKDYGVTDSWTKIFSLSRDTINFYMLLPLHYLNKNREILLQGLRLEGRDALVSYNPKSGRLVALDIPGMPKHFNATTFVGSLVSLNSVERAISEYWELRSRYGLRPFLVLSAVLGSFSAIILHLVFWYLDPSA, via the exons ATGGCGAGCCTTCCTGAAGATATGATCGTCATTATAGTATCGAAGTTACCAGTCAAATCGATCTCTCGTTTCAGGTGTGTGTGCAAACGCTGGTGTGAATTgttcaaaaaccctaagtttatTAAGACACACCTTCACCATGCTATTGAAAACAACAAGTTTAGTGTCCTGCTTGATACAAATTTCGCGGCTTATTTGATAGGTTCTGATGACGAGAATAGGGGTGTTTATAAAACCATAGATTTTGATTTAACATCCTCCTTGTCTTACCCTATGGCTGTTCGAACTGATCTCCCACAAGATACGTTTCTACCTGGTTATCTACGTATTTATTCATGTGATGGCTTAATCGTCTTATCCACTGGTAGTCGGAAAATGATATGCTTGTGGAATCCATCAACACGAGAATACAAGGATATACCCACACCAACGTCAAATCTAGAAGGCTTCTCCAGATATGGTGTTTGTTACGATTGGAAAATTGATGATTACAAGTTGTTCAAGTTAGTGGCCAATCCAGAATTTAGTATTACCTCTGAAGTTTGGGTTAGTAGATTAGGTTCAAATTCATGGAATAACATTGGAAACTTAAGTTATAATGTGAATCGTAGTAACAATATGTGTGTGAAGCCTTTAAATGGAATTATACATTGGATAGGAGACACTGAAGTTATAGTCTCGTTCGATATAGTTGAAGAGCGAACCAAAGAAATCCAAGTACCCAGTTGCTATCTACACGACTGCAGGTATTCATACGAAGATATGGAAGTGGTTGTCTTGGGAGAGGAACTTTGCCTATCAGTTCATCCAAGCGGTGAGAGCAACATCGAGCTTTGGATAATGAAAGATTATGGAGTTACAGATTCTTGGACCAAAATTTTCAGCCTTTCAAGAGATACAAtaaatttttatatgttattGCCCCTGCATTATCTCAATAAGAATCGCGAGATTCTATTACAGGGTTTACGTTTAGAAGGCAGGGATGCTTTAGTCTCGTATAACCCCAAAAGCGGAAGACTTGTGGCTCTTGATATTCCCGGCATGCCAAAACATTTTAATGCAACTACGTTTGTTGGAAGTCTAGTTTCACTCAATTCAG TTGAGCGAGCGATATCAGAATATTGGGAGCTACGAAGTAGGTATGGCCTGCGCCCATTTCTTGTTCTCTCGGCTGTGCTTGGCTCGTTCTCTGCAATTATCTTGCATTTGGTATTTTGGTATCTAGATCCTTCTGCTTGA
- the LOC113315140 gene encoding F-box/kelch-repeat protein At3g06240-like isoform X3, whose translation MAVRTDLPQDTFLPGYLRIYSCDGLIVLSTGSRKMICLWNPSTREYKDIPTPTSNLEGFSRYGVCYDWKIDDYKLFKLVANPEFSITSEVWVSRLGSNSWNNIGNLSYNVNRSNNMCVKPLNGIIHWIGDTEVIVSFDIVEERTKEIQVPSCYLHDCRYSYEDMEVVVLGEELCLSVHPSGESNIELWIMKDYGVTDSWTKIFSLSRDTINFYMLLPLHYLNKNREILLQGLRLEGRDALVSYNPKSGRLVALDIPGMPKHFNATTFVGSLVSLNSGEFIKASKISEMNTSASAYKFFSLTVERAISEYWELRSRYGLRPFLVLSAVLGSFSAIILHLVFWYLDPSA comes from the coding sequence ATGGCTGTTCGAACTGATCTCCCACAAGATACGTTTCTACCTGGTTATCTACGTATTTATTCATGTGATGGCTTAATCGTCTTATCCACTGGTAGTCGGAAAATGATATGCTTGTGGAATCCATCAACACGAGAATACAAGGATATACCCACACCAACGTCAAATCTAGAAGGCTTCTCCAGATATGGTGTTTGTTACGATTGGAAAATTGATGATTACAAGTTGTTCAAGTTAGTGGCCAATCCAGAATTTAGTATTACCTCTGAAGTTTGGGTTAGTAGATTAGGTTCAAATTCATGGAATAACATTGGAAACTTAAGTTATAATGTGAATCGTAGTAACAATATGTGTGTGAAGCCTTTAAATGGAATTATACATTGGATAGGAGACACTGAAGTTATAGTCTCGTTCGATATAGTTGAAGAGCGAACCAAAGAAATCCAAGTACCCAGTTGCTATCTACACGACTGCAGGTATTCATACGAAGATATGGAAGTGGTTGTCTTGGGAGAGGAACTTTGCCTATCAGTTCATCCAAGCGGTGAGAGCAACATCGAGCTTTGGATAATGAAAGATTATGGAGTTACAGATTCTTGGACCAAAATTTTCAGCCTTTCAAGAGATACAAtaaatttttatatgttattGCCCCTGCATTATCTCAATAAGAATCGCGAGATTCTATTACAGGGTTTACGTTTAGAAGGCAGGGATGCTTTAGTCTCGTATAACCCCAAAAGCGGAAGACTTGTGGCTCTTGATATTCCCGGCATGCCAAAACATTTTAATGCAACTACGTTTGTTGGAAGTCTAGTTTCACTCAATTCAGGTGAATTCATAAAGGCTTCAAAAATATCTGAGATGAATACCAGTGCTAGCGCTTACAAGTTCTTTTCGCTGACAGTTGAGCGAGCGATATCAGAATATTGGGAGCTACGAAGTAGGTATGGCCTGCGCCCATTTCTTGTTCTCTCGGCTGTGCTTGGCTCGTTCTCTGCAATTATCTTGCATTTGGTATTTTGGTATCTAGATCCTTCTGCTTGA
- the LOC113315140 gene encoding F-box/kelch-repeat protein At3g06240-like isoform X1: MASLPEDMIVIIVSKLPVKSISRFRCVCKRWCELFKNPKFIKTHLHHAIENNKFSVLLDTNFAAYLIGSDDENRGVYKTIDFDLTSSLSYPMAVRTDLPQDTFLPGYLRIYSCDGLIVLSTGSRKMICLWNPSTREYKDIPTPTSNLEGFSRYGVCYDWKIDDYKLFKLVANPEFSITSEVWVSRLGSNSWNNIGNLSYNVNRSNNMCVKPLNGIIHWIGDTEVIVSFDIVEERTKEIQVPSCYLHDCRYSYEDMEVVVLGEELCLSVHPSGESNIELWIMKDYGVTDSWTKIFSLSRDTINFYMLLPLHYLNKNREILLQGLRLEGRDALVSYNPKSGRLVALDIPGMPKHFNATTFVGSLVSLNSGEFIKASKISEMNTSASAYKFFSLTVERAISEYWELRSRYGLRPFLVLSAVLGSFSAIILHLVFWYLDPSA, encoded by the coding sequence ATGGCGAGCCTTCCTGAAGATATGATCGTCATTATAGTATCGAAGTTACCAGTCAAATCGATCTCTCGTTTCAGGTGTGTGTGCAAACGCTGGTGTGAATTgttcaaaaaccctaagtttatTAAGACACACCTTCACCATGCTATTGAAAACAACAAGTTTAGTGTCCTGCTTGATACAAATTTCGCGGCTTATTTGATAGGTTCTGATGACGAGAATAGGGGTGTTTATAAAACCATAGATTTTGATTTAACATCCTCCTTGTCTTACCCTATGGCTGTTCGAACTGATCTCCCACAAGATACGTTTCTACCTGGTTATCTACGTATTTATTCATGTGATGGCTTAATCGTCTTATCCACTGGTAGTCGGAAAATGATATGCTTGTGGAATCCATCAACACGAGAATACAAGGATATACCCACACCAACGTCAAATCTAGAAGGCTTCTCCAGATATGGTGTTTGTTACGATTGGAAAATTGATGATTACAAGTTGTTCAAGTTAGTGGCCAATCCAGAATTTAGTATTACCTCTGAAGTTTGGGTTAGTAGATTAGGTTCAAATTCATGGAATAACATTGGAAACTTAAGTTATAATGTGAATCGTAGTAACAATATGTGTGTGAAGCCTTTAAATGGAATTATACATTGGATAGGAGACACTGAAGTTATAGTCTCGTTCGATATAGTTGAAGAGCGAACCAAAGAAATCCAAGTACCCAGTTGCTATCTACACGACTGCAGGTATTCATACGAAGATATGGAAGTGGTTGTCTTGGGAGAGGAACTTTGCCTATCAGTTCATCCAAGCGGTGAGAGCAACATCGAGCTTTGGATAATGAAAGATTATGGAGTTACAGATTCTTGGACCAAAATTTTCAGCCTTTCAAGAGATACAAtaaatttttatatgttattGCCCCTGCATTATCTCAATAAGAATCGCGAGATTCTATTACAGGGTTTACGTTTAGAAGGCAGGGATGCTTTAGTCTCGTATAACCCCAAAAGCGGAAGACTTGTGGCTCTTGATATTCCCGGCATGCCAAAACATTTTAATGCAACTACGTTTGTTGGAAGTCTAGTTTCACTCAATTCAGGTGAATTCATAAAGGCTTCAAAAATATCTGAGATGAATACCAGTGCTAGCGCTTACAAGTTCTTTTCGCTGACAGTTGAGCGAGCGATATCAGAATATTGGGAGCTACGAAGTAGGTATGGCCTGCGCCCATTTCTTGTTCTCTCGGCTGTGCTTGGCTCGTTCTCTGCAATTATCTTGCATTTGGTATTTTGGTATCTAGATCCTTCTGCTTGA
- the LOC113315141 gene encoding expansin-A8-like: MASFHGFCYTIVIASLFFAVGNGDGEWQPAHATFYGDAQGGGTMEGACGYGDLMQEGYGLETTALSTALFNDGLTCGACYEIKCVDSKWCHPDVSVQVTATNFCPPGGEGWCSPPNQHFDLTQPMFLKIAEYQSGIVPIQYRRISCIKQGGIKFGLEGNPYFILVTVYNVGGVGDVHGMSIKGSDGDWVAMSRNWGQKWQTGQQLVGQSLSFQVTTSDGNMVQSDDVAPSNWQFGQIYEGKQF, translated from the exons ATGGCTTCCTTCCATGGTTTTTGCTACACAATTGTGATTGCATCTTTGTTTTTCGCAGTTGGGAATGGTGATGGTGAATGGCAGCCAGCACATGCTACATTTTATGGTGATGCACAGGGTGGTGGCACTATGG AGGGAGCTTGTGGTTATGGTGACCTAATGCAAGAAGGCTATGGCTTAGAAACAACAGCCCTCAGTACGGCTTTATTCAATGATGGCTTAACTTGCGGTGCATGTTACGAAATCAAGTGCGTCGATTCCAAGTGGTGCCATCCTGATGTTTCAGTTCAAGTCACGGCGACAAACTTTTGCCCGCCTGGTGGTGAAGGATGGTGCAGCCCTCCTAATCAACATTTTGATTTAACCCAACCTATGTTCTTAAAAATTGCGGAATACCAATCTGGAATCGTTCCGATTCAATATCGACGTATAAGTTGCATCAAACAAGGAGGTATTAAGTTCGGATTAGAGGGTAATCCTTACTTTATTCTTGTGACAGTGTATAATGTAGGTGGTGTTGGTGATGTTCATGGAATGTCAATTAAGGGGTCGGATGGTGATTGGGTAGCAATGAGCAGAAACTGGGGCCAAAAATGGCAAACAGGGCAACAATTGGTAGGGCAAAGTCTGTCATTCCAAGTTACTACCAGCGATGGCAATATGGTCCAGTCTGATGATGTAGCTCCCTCAAATTGGCAATTTGGGCAGATTTATGAGGGTAAACAATTTTAA